The Saprospiraceae bacterium genome includes a window with the following:
- a CDS encoding sugar porter family MFS transporter, with protein sequence MSHNKIMLWSLTVAVAGFLFGFDTVVISGADLPLQSLWPRGAFFHGFVIMASALWGTVVGALFGAIPTDKLGRKNTLIIIGILYFVSAIGSALATDPILFAIFRFLGGLGVGASTIAAPAYISEISPKHDRGRLVGMYQFNIVLGILVAFLSNYILKDFGTEPWRWMVGAEALPALFYTIVVFFVPESPRWLLIKNKDQASAEATLAVIDPHTPVTKQVKDILSDQKSANTDESIFDKKYRFPLILAFLIAFFNQFSGINAFLYYAPRIFEIAGLEKSASLMSSVGIGVINLIFTMIGMSLIDKVGRKKLMYIGSIGYIISLSLVAIAFYLGWQGFVVPLFLFLFIASHAIGQGAIIWVFISEIFPNHLRASGQAFGSSVHWIMAASIPAMIPYLFDTIGASTVFLIFSLMMVGQLAFVWKMMPETKAVSLEDLEKQLINR encoded by the coding sequence ATGAGCCACAACAAAATTATGCTATGGTCGCTGACCGTGGCAGTCGCAGGATTCCTATTTGGGTTTGATACTGTAGTCATATCAGGAGCAGATCTTCCGCTGCAATCACTGTGGCCACGTGGCGCTTTTTTTCATGGTTTTGTCATCATGGCATCTGCACTTTGGGGAACAGTAGTTGGAGCATTATTCGGTGCTATTCCTACTGATAAATTAGGTAGAAAGAATACACTTATTATTATTGGTATCTTGTACTTTGTCTCTGCCATTGGCTCTGCACTCGCTACTGATCCCATTTTGTTTGCCATTTTTAGATTCTTAGGTGGACTTGGTGTAGGCGCTTCGACCATTGCCGCTCCTGCATACATCTCAGAGATATCACCAAAGCATGACCGCGGAAGGCTCGTAGGTATGTACCAATTCAATATAGTCTTGGGTATTTTAGTGGCTTTTCTATCCAATTATATACTCAAAGATTTCGGGACTGAGCCTTGGAGATGGATGGTCGGAGCAGAAGCGCTACCCGCTTTGTTTTACACCATCGTTGTATTTTTTGTTCCGGAAAGCCCCAGATGGTTACTCATTAAGAATAAAGATCAGGCTTCAGCGGAAGCTACCTTAGCTGTCATAGATCCTCATACGCCTGTAACAAAACAAGTCAAGGATATATTGTCTGATCAGAAATCAGCAAATACAGATGAAAGTATTTTTGATAAGAAATACCGATTTCCATTGATTTTAGCTTTTCTGATAGCCTTCTTCAACCAATTTTCCGGCATCAATGCATTTCTATATTATGCACCTAGAATATTTGAAATCGCTGGACTCGAAAAAAGTGCATCACTGATGAGCAGTGTGGGTATCGGTGTAATAAATTTGATATTTACGATGATAGGTATGAGTTTGATCGATAAGGTGGGACGTAAAAAACTAATGTACATTGGCTCTATAGGATACATCATCTCATTGTCACTGGTAGCTATAGCATTTTACCTTGGATGGCAAGGATTTGTTGTTCCATTATTTTTATTTTTATTTATTGCATCACACGCTATCGGTCAAGGAGCTATAATATGGGTGTTTATATCTGAAATATTTCCTAATCATTTGAGAGCAAGTGGTCAAGCATTTGGTAGTTCTGTCCATTGGATAATGGCCGCAAGCATTCCAGCGATGATTCCTTATTTATTTGATACTATAGGAGCTAGTACCGTCTTTTTGATCTTCTCTCTGATGATGGTAGGGCAGTTGGCATTCGTATGGAAAATGATGCCTGAGACGAAAGCGGTATCTCTTGAGGATTTAGAAAAACAATTGATTAATCGTTAA